catactttgtaagcataatgcTCACATTTAACATTCAAGTTTATAATTATAACTGTTTTTCCAGCAATCGAGAGTATGAAGAAACATACCATAAACAATTCCTAGGAACTTCAAGACTTTGTCAATATTTCAAAAGGATTGACCTCTGTTAGTCATTCCATGCTGGACTTCAATGACAAACTGGTTCACTTTTGAGTTGAATGAAGTCACTTCCAACCCTCTTGCCATTCCATCTTCATTAAAGAGGCTTCTTTTGTTCTTAAAAATCCCTGAAGTCATCTTAAGGAAGATTGTGAAAGATTAACCCTGGAAAGACCTGCTTTTAAGAATATGTAAATTAGCGTCACGTAAAGACCAAAGATCAGTGTTTAACAGGTCAGGACGTTTTTCTTCAGGATATTATCCACAGACTAGACTGTCTTTGATTCTTGGATGTCTATGCTTATGTAGGAAATAGTTTTCAAACCATTGTCATGCTTTACTTCCGATATGCTTTTGTTCATTACACCAGTTGTTATAAAAAAGTAGTACTTGcaagaagataaaaaattaatgagcTCTTTCGTCGCCTTCCTTCATCAATGAACACTTCACTTTCCTTATCATGTTTTAGCTCTTCAATCCACAATAACAGCATTATGTTTTTGGTGGACCTCATTCAGGCTGATAGAGACACTAAAGATACACAATTTATAGGAAAAGTATTGATGTTTATTTGCCACGATGTTATCCTGATATCGGATAAGAATATCGAAAAGCTACAACATTGTCTCCACCAACGAGATTATTCAGAAGTAAAATGCGAGTCTCTGATTAATTGTCAAAACAGATCATCTTCTAACTTCAGTAAGTACAAATCCTTTATTTAATTGGGAAGGCTTCACCTCCAGGTCTGACTTTCTGGACATGCTTTAGCATGCTGAAACAGCATCAACAATTGCAGTGTAGTGAGAAAGGAATTTCCGCTTGAGAGACTCACCTTACTGGCAGCTTCTTCTTCTCGACTCTTGCCCAAAACCCTACggcattttaccataaataaaagtgaaaggttTGTATTCATGAAATATACGAATtatatcatttgttttatttctttacataaacTGTACAGTTTTTTGGTTAATAATAGTCAGCTCACCTTAAATAGAGTTTATTACATTAAGAACTTTTAAGTATATAACATTGAcattttagtacagtataaaactatgaaaaattagaaatcaaTTTCACCATTACAATGAAATCATGGTTGTGTAACTCCTAGAAAAGAGAGATGAATCCTCATAAACTGACACCTTGATTCTTTCTCTCATGTAGTCAGACTATTACGCTTACTTTGTACTATTTTAATGCCCCTTTAGTTATCCTCAGCAGTGACTAAAGTTCTGCACTGATTTCTTCGTGGATGGTAACCATCAAAACACTTGTCGTCTGATGTCAAAAAGTGTCTATTACTCATCACCAAGAAGACTGACCAGAATACTAGAAATTCACAACTACTTTGAATGAGGAGGTCAGCTTGTAGACTAGAGCCCGATGAGAGCTGAAGACTTGAAAAAAGTGGTATGCATATTGGTCATACGAGAATGATGAAGCGAGGGCACTGATAGGCTCAGCAGTGGACAGGCCATGCAGTAACATACCTATCAGAAGTTTTGCAGGGCAGGGGAGATGTAACTGTTGACTCTCCCATTTGAAACTTCCTTTGATAATTCTTGGTACGggttcatacatactgtacaaacaattttaaaatttcattaaaatacagTAGGTGCTTGAAAAGTGTCTTTTGAAGCGTTTTcccactgaaaatattttaagtaaaaaaatatactttcaagttCCTTACTGACATATGAGTTGATCTGATCATCACAGCCATGTTAATATTACTTTGGCTACTTATATCATTGGTGAACTTATTGTACTATGCTAATTCAAAACTAACTCTAGTAAATCACAGTATTAAATCATAACAACTACCTGTGCATATTCTACCCTGAATATTTCACAGGAcattaaaatacagtatgtagGTTGAACGCCTTTCATATTACAGTAGGTACGGATAAAAACTAAATACCCTCAGAAACATAACTATTAAACTCAATGTCTGTTAgaataagtaatgagaaattaacaTTCATAGAAACAGAATAGAATCATAACAGTACATCTCATCAAAACAGTTTGAAATGGAAGAAGCACGAGAGGAAAACAAACAGAACAGGACTGCTTCAGAGCCCTATGACAGAGTATTCTGTTTAAAAATTAACAGGTACATGAATCAAAACAAATGCCTTTGTTCTTCACAGGACATTCCATCGTTCTCagaaaaacaacatataaatCAAAACATGAGCCAAGGCAGTTTTGTTGATATAAACCATTACCACAAGAGCCTATTACTTTTGGTAATGAATAGCAGACCAAGAATCGTTCAATATTATGCCATTCTAGGATGTGAGAGGTGCCCTAAGAGTAGGTGTTACTCACATTCCCTTATTTCCTCAACTGGAAGCTTTGCTCTGGCTCCCATCTGAAGGGTGGAAGGAGGAACCTCAGCATATGAAAAAATAGACAGtatcaataaaacaatttttttaatgccacgtatttttacaaaatttctaaTCATTTCCATATTGAACTACAACTGGGGCAAATATCTGTAGTGGAAGGCAGTCAACAGGGGCATGGATGAATTCGCAAACTGGGATGCCACCATTAAGTTAGGTTAGTACTACACCCAAGCTGAACATGTCATCAGCCAACTGAAAGGTGTTTGATTGCTTGGATTTATTTACTATTACTACTAGCTTTGGTGCTGTCTGTAATGGAAGTTGTTGGCatattatcatcaataataataataataataataataataataataataatcacgccATCCTCCAATGGAAACTGTCGCTGAACATATCCCATGAGACTCTTCCTCTCGCCACTACCGTCAGGAGAACAGCAAGGCATGTCCCTGGGATAACAAATCAGCCACCCGCTCCTTTATACAGCACGCCCTACGAACAGAACTACCGGGACCTGGACCTGGCGCCAGCCAATCAGAAATTACACCAGTCAACCAGACTCTCCCGGATGAGTTATTCTGCTCCCACCCAATAGGAGAAGCCACCtgccaaccccccaccccccttcagCTTtgacaaccaataataataatgataataatataaaaattataataaagaatcCAGGAAACATGggaaccaacacacacacatgcatacatacacaaacaatgcGTGTATAAATAATGACAACTTGACAGAGTTGGTTGAACTGCTGACTGTAAACAGCATTGTGTGGGGAAATTTTCCAACTACCTCACTTCTGGCAACCAGAAAGTCCACGTAAGGCTTTCTGGAGCCATGTTAAATCCCATTCATTGTTAACGTTAGAGAGGAGATAATAAATACCACTGAATCCATAAGAGACAGTCATTAATAGACAAGGACCTATTCAAGGGACAGGAGGTTAACATCTTATCTGAAGGGATATAAGGAAATGTCACAGGCAGTCAATGGAATTCATAGAGCTGAAAATTGTTGAGAGATAACAGCGTACATAAGAATAGAATGTACTGTATCACCACTGTTGGGTAACACGCCCCAATAAAGATCTCGGGATATTCTTCCTCAACACAACTTTCCCCAGAGTACTGGAGAAGACAGATGGATTGAAAGATTTGACTTCCTTGTTATCATTGGTCCTTACCCAAAAGTTCATGGCATTGGGAGCTCTATATTCCATTATAATTTGACAACGGCCACAACAATGAAATGTGACTAGGCAGCAGTTATTTCTGTGCCATATCACTGAAGTTCCAAAGGAAAGttagtgaaaaatattaacagaCTTTTCCATGAAGCAACAAGGGAGAGAGATATAAGTGTCTTACTTGATCGAATGTGCTACAAGCTTATGAGCCATAAGACAAATCAAAGGATAAGAATTAAGTCGGATAGGAAGGAAACAAGGATCCAGACAAATGGTGTCAATAAATAATCGTTTACTGCTTCGTGCAGTTTCATCTCTTGAGAAAACAAATGCATTTGGGTTTCTGCCTCTTGTGTCCTGTATTCCAGGTATGCCATGACCCttatagaaaataacattttatgtagAATTGGAGAATTTTATGTGGAAAGCTAGACTATTACCATGTCATCATTATTTTGTGGCTTAAATTTCCACTCACAAATATAGTATCATAACACCATTCCATAGTGTTCCTACAATATgttcaattttgaatttttgaaaaagtacTTTCGACATTTTTATGCAGTATTCACTGTGAATTTACATATCTTTATGAGCTTTTTCAAAAAATTGCAACGAATGATGCAGACTCCTGACACGTCCATGATTCACAGTAcattccacataataataatcctatatCACATACTTTGCACTTCACTCTTTTCAGTTACATCTCAGCTGTGGTTAGATGAACTGAACTCTTTAGACAACAGTACAGGAAATTTTGATTCAGATACAAATGAATCATCATGGGAAATATTGCAACAGATAGACAATGTGTATTGTATGCAGATCTTGGCTGGAGTTATAATTGACTCTTTAATAGCAGACTTCCATCAAGGGTTTCTGGAAGAGAGGCATTAAGAAATGCTTGGTAGTATACAGTACCACATTTCACGGCCTTTCTTAGATAATTACTCTCAACTCTTTCTGTAGATAAGCAAGGTTGATGATATTTAGTTTTCTCCCACTCCTTCCTCACCTACAAACGAGTGGAAGTACAGTATTCTGACCTCAAGTCTAGGAAGACTACCTTAGAGTATTTAGGCAGTCTTCTCTCTAAAACTAATTTGTCAAGAGAACTAGTCATGAATTCTTCCCAAATCCCTTCTCGGTTACATGTGAAAATTCAAGCTAATGATTCACCGCTTCTCCTTTCAAAACTTAGTAAACAACATCCCTGACACCAAGTTCATTTGACCCCTGTATCATAATTCTGTGACTCCTCCAATCATTCAACATCCTAAACTGGGGAACTACTTAACCAAAGGTATAGAATACTATTGtttttaaatactctctctctctcttgtgcagaGGAAGACTTGCCTTTCACTAAAATAGCAAGGATTTATCTGTCACTAACCTGAGGGGAAGAGGGTTGAATCCCAGCAACCTCAGTTATCTCCAACACTTTCCTTGTGTTGTTCAAACTACTACGTGCAATGAGTTGGAAGACCAGTCTTCTTTATACGACTCTCATGTAGGTATATTCAAAGTCTTCACAAAATGTATTTCAAGTACTATGGTTTGGTACCTTACATTCTACCTCTTCTCTATTCCTGTCTCTCCTCACCATCTGACAATAACCCTTACTTTTTATCCCTCCAAGAGAGGTTTCTAGACATTAGGTACATCTTACCAGTGTCCTTAGATAACCATCAGTGAGGCCATACTCACACTATATGACAGCTCCTGGATTAGGTAAGAACAACAGCCTTAATTTGATTCAGAGTAGTCTTTCATCCTTGACTGCTGCTTCCTACCTGATATACCATCCCAGTTAGAGAGCTTATATCTGCAATACTTCAGTTGCCTTCCCGCCAAAATAACTATTTGGCTGTGAAAAGCTGTGACTCTTATGATTTGAACTCGTGAAAATTTCTTGAAACAAATTCTAGTTTCATACGTACAAACCATGGTCATAACACTAGGGTTCCCTCACTGTGCAGGGGCATCTTCCAGGAGTAAACCTTCATGTTACTAATTTGGTTTGTGGTCAACACACTTCGAAACCCAAACACCGGCGTAGTTAGTATGAACCAAGACAGCCAGAGAATTCCATATTTTGGAAATTGATCTTCAAGTTCAGGACTTAAACTCAGTATCTATAGATTTCAAGACTTTATGTGTAAAATATAGCAGTGTGTGGAGGTGCCATGCAATCACAGTGTAAAAGCAATTACTAAAGTAATGTAAAATCGAAAGAACAATCACTAAGGGTGGAAACCATGTAAAAAGATGAAGTATCAAAGTTAGAAGAAAATTTGGACCATTTGTTACAAAGCCTGCCATATAATTTAACTCTATCAAAAAATGGCCTTTAAGAGCTTCTCCAGATGAAAACACCACTCAGTATTATCAGTAGCATTAAAACTTCAAGCCATTTTACAAAGGCAAAAGCGAGAAAGTCACTTAACTGTGAGGATGGGAAGTAGGGGCAGAAATAAGGAAACTGTCAGGTTCTCAAGAAATCTGCTGTCAAATGAACTCACTGGCCATTTTTTTTAGGATTTACCCCCATGATATGGAGATATTCAACAACATTTGTGACCCTTACACAGAGGACACTCTTCATGGGGACAATATTAAACTGACACACTGGCGTCAACCTGAGCTTTGGGATTTCACTGCTGAGACTTGAGAATGTCAGCAATGGGGAGATgagcattatttcattttatttaaagcatgAAAAGATAATATGTACACGGACAAATTTTGAACACTCGGCTCAGTTTTGTTGCATCAGACCCcaattataaataaacagactTAAACATTATGTGATAGGCAAATTTTAAGCAACTTTCCTCTGTAGAATACAAGTAAGCTACTTACACCGTAGCGCCAAATAAAAATTGACAGATGgtctaggcaaaaaaaaaaaaaaagtagacagtGAGACTATCAAGACAATGACTGATGGCGATGTGTGGAGATAATTCAGATCTACTCAAAAGAAGTGAATGAAGATATGCACTCGCAGTACTGATAAAGTGAGGTAAAATTACGGACAACAGGCATAAGTTGATGCAGTGATTTAACTAAAACTTCACGAGAaggacaggaaggaaggaaggatggaaggatggaaggaatgGTGGTACAACCCACTTGAAGGTTGTCCTTCCCCCTGGAAGAAGGGGGGCTTTGATAAATTCTTAGCTGTTGTGTTGAGTAACAATGCAATAGGCTCTAATAAGACAGTTTCTTTACTTTgcagaaatatttaaattccaGTTCCATTTTTTGATCTAGTGATTTTCAAAAGCAATCATTTTTACCAAGTGCATAAGACTTTCATAGAAGAAGCAAACACCTAATTAAAATTTTGTGCAGTATCTTGTAAATAGATGCAATACTATACTATTACAGTAATTAGGTTATTTACAAAGGACCGTTGTCTAAAATACTGACTTGCCAGTTCAAGTTCAAAGTGACAGCTTAACTTACAGTactttcatcattaaataaaGTCTAAACACCTAAAAGTTTCTCAAAAGGATTATTGTATGCAATTTGATTTATCATACCCTACAGCActtctgtttcaaaataaaattgtacaCAATACTATTACTTATGAAAAATAGAAGCATatcattaaaatacattaatagaaaaaacaagaatatttaatataaaaatgaatgttactATTATCAGAACCATCTAGCACCAACCTTGGTTTTAGGAAATGATGTTCCCCTTATCGAACATCTATAAGAAGGCTTGACTATTCCTTTATTTACATACTTGCATTCACAGTATTCAGGAAGTGAATGATCGTTCACAGGAAGAAATCACTTTTTGAGAAGTGTCCTAAAGAAAATATCGGTATCACATAAGAAGATAAGAAATCTTTATTTGTAACAGAACAACTATCAGTCCACTAATGGTCGttcaaaagaacttttttttaatatagtttccGCAACATATTCATTCCCTGAAGTGTGTTAAAAGGCAACAGGTCTTCCATTGTGTTTAACAGATAAAGTAATAATAGGAACTGTTATTAcaatgtaaaaaacaaagaatgaaagcATCATAAACACCAGAAATATAAGGAATTTATGGAGCCAGCTTTGTTTGTCCTTGTATTGTCTGTGGTTTATAAGTTTCTCTTTATCTGTAGAAAACAGcattgtccctgaacctctgcacTTGATTAATTTCACCgcgaaattatttctttttctgattttatgaCTTCTTCGAGAATCTTCACTTACTCCATGCATATTCAACATAGATGAGCAATTGTGTTCTTTGGCTTTATTACTgtaattccattttctattcatcaAACATATTTTTGAGTTATGTATGGACCATGGCACATCTGAAGACTTGAAACGGTTTACTCTTTGATCTGATATACTTTCAGAATCCTCGTTTGCGTCTGTAAGACTCGTCACAGTGAAAGAGTTTAGATTCAACTCTTGAGAACTGTTCATATGTTTCAAATTGTCAGAAAGTTCTGAGATACTCTTCCTGAAATCATCCAAGGATTTCTCTACCACGTCCAGACTACTCTGAATTTTATACACAGGTACATCTACCGATGCTGTACCCTTGGTCTCTTTGGAATCTTCTGTACCTCTAGTTTCTCCTTCAGCATCGATTTCTGCTGAAATTCTGGCTTCCACTAACAGTTTTGCTTCATTGTCTGTGGATGATTCCTCCCCCATTTCATGTACAACAGGTGGTGAATCTTCATGACATTCTTTAGTCCTACTTTCTGTGTTTTCAGTCAGTAAGAAGTCTGTATATTCACATTCCTCTGGCAAATCCTCCAAATCAATATTTCTTTTTCGAATTAGGACACGTTCTTTCCTCCTGCTCACCCTAGGGGTTTCCCGTTTTGAGACAGTGTAACTTTCTAAAGATTCCTGTTTGTAAAAATCTTCGTTAACTGTCAAGTGGGTCATCTCTTCGAGTGATTGCAAAtgagaattttcctctttttcactcACCTCCTCTATtccattttcatacaaatccttagCGTGTGTTTTGGTGCTGCTGAGTCTTTCAGCCCACCATTCTTTGCACTTGGAAAATTTCCTAACCTTTTTTTCTTCCGGCAACTTCACTCCGTTTATTCGAGAAAGTGGATCGCCATTAGATTCGAGGATCTGGAAGCAAACCCCTTTTAAATGCATGTCACTCTTGTTTTCCCCATTGTCTCTTGAAATTTCAGAATCATTATTCCTTTCACTTTTAACATCCACCATAACAGTCCTTTGCTCCGACTTTTCACAATTTCGTCCATTCATTGCATTTGACTTTGAATGGTACATATCACAAAGTTCCTTTGCATGCTTCTCTGCTAAACTCACTAAATCTAGTTCCAAAGCACAAGGGTATTTCTGTGGCAACGGCTGGACCAGGCCATTCATGTACAGATTTGTCTTGTTCGTTATTTCAGGATAATTGTGCAGCTCTTCAAGACTTGTAGGTTCCAGTGCTTCTATATCATTATAAGATCTATCTGTCATACCAGTCACCATATGATTTAGGGGAATCTCAGAGATCTGCGTATGGCACTGATCCTCTTTCACATAATTTTCGAGGGAATGTGCATGAAAATTACTCCATCTAAAATTCATGTTATTTTCCCCGCCTTCTTTTTTGTAATGAGGTTGGAGGGCATTCACTCTTTGGTCCATCAGTCCCACTCTCCCGTGGCATTCCTGGAGTGTTTGTCGCAGACGGCGCAAGGTCGTTAATatgtcgtcttcttcttccaccCTCTTGCTTCCAAGTCCTCCGCCACCACCTTTGTGGTTGACTACAGCCATGGCCAACATAGCTAGTAATTCACTTATCAGTCTAATGTCTTAAAGATGTGTATATTACTAAGGCAGCAAATAGGACACTTTATTGGTATATTCAGACATCATAAAGCAGGCAACGAAGACTTTACTAACATTACCTCAGAATTctccttattaaaaagaaaaaaataacctttttgctgttgttcagtatatttttggttttacagGCACCGCAGCATACTTGGGATCCTATACAGCAAGTAGCAGTTGTCTCATCAGTTCTTCCTGCAAGTACAGTAATGAAAGTCATCAGAATTTTCCCTTAAACATTTTGTACACTGTTGGTTCAGCAAAGATCATTGCTAAATGCaatacaaattattataatattaaaattagatatttttacaGCTTATAAGAGTAAAGTTCAACCGAGTCTTTACGCCCTTTGTTTTTGGCGTTTCCAGAGCATGAATAGGTATATCTAGATCTTTTAATTGCAATTGTTCTGCTGATGTTAGAGAGATACATGAAATTATTCTGATTCTTGTTATTAGCACTCTGCTGACTAAACTGATagtatatttcaattattttggcACAGATCTCCCGCAACATATACAAATTTCATTTCTCCAAAGACAGAGTTTGATTCATTCATTAGGTTAATATAAACAGTGTTTACAGCATTTCAATTACTTTGGGGAGATATTGCACTGAAGCCGTAGTTGAGAGAGCGGTAAGAAAGTCCCTGTTGCAGCAAGGGAaaaaacagatagacagacagaccaaTGGTAAAGAAAAAGTCCATTGGATAGAGAGAGCAAAGACAAGCTTGGTACACAACGTCTGAATACCATACACAGCAGAAACACGGTCACGGACAAGAAATGGAGGGATTTTGAAGAGTTGTGCCCATAGCATACCAACATCCATGGCCAGAGCACAGTGGGATGGACGCCGGTATAGCGGGGACATTGCCAAGCCTCCGCTGACATCAATTAATTGTATTGTTTCTGGCTGGAATTATCATGCATTACTTTTCGTGAGACAATGCATATTTCAGTGCAAGTTATTCTCTCTTTGGGagaaattgctctcactcagaccgtcattcgatgaagttcgattccgccgccggctgatgaagagttagaggaatttatttctggtgatagaaattcatttctgctataataaaatctgtaggtcccgttctcACAGTtccgccctaggagagctgttaaagaTTATTTCATTAGTATAAAATCACTTCTCACAGTCCGGAAGATTATTTCATTAGGAATTACTTGTATGAGCAATtactataattcaaaataattcagtGATGACTTGGCTATCAAGAAGTAAACAATATTCTTACTCGGAATTTCATATTACAACGATCCTACAATCAGCTTAAGTGTGCATggctgtttctctctttctctgtctctttggGCAGGCAGAAAACGTGCCTTGTTTGCAAACAGAGGAATGTCAAGGGAGCTGTTTGTTTTCGACTGTAATTTTATCGAAATGTTGTATCACTATGTTGTTCCCAACTGCAGAGGCAGTTATAAAAACCCTCAAAAGTTGAACATACATTCCgaattcaaagacgttgtaaaCATTATTCCACTAAATGCATGAACGCTGAAACCCTACATATATTGGAGAAAGTAATTTTAGTTTTGGAAGAACTTGATTTCAGCGTGTTTTGTGTTGTAAAGATAAAAATGCCATCAATGGAACAGTTATGTCATATTTTGCCAGCCCTCCAAAACTACCATTGCGTATCCacattttactatttattattttttatttctctaaagtTTTGACTACGAATGAAATGCTATGCAATATATGAGATGACAGTCAT
This DNA window, taken from Macrobrachium rosenbergii isolate ZJJX-2024 chromosome 36, ASM4041242v1, whole genome shotgun sequence, encodes the following:
- the LOC136856566 gene encoding uncharacterized protein, which codes for MLAMAVVNHKGGGGGLGSKRVEEEDDILTTLRRLRQTLQECHGRVGLMDQRVNALQPHYKKEGGENNMNFRWSNFHAHSLENYVKEDQCHTQISEIPLNHMVTGMTDRSYNDIEALEPTSLEELHNYPEITNKTNLYMNGLVQPLPQKYPCALELDLVSLAEKHAKELCDMYHSKSNAMNGRNCEKSEQRTVMVDVKSERNNDSEISRDNGENKSDMHLKGVCFQILESNGDPLSRINGVKLPEEKKVRKFSKCKEWWAERLSSTKTHAKDLYENGIEEVSEKEENSHLQSLEEMTHLTVNEDFYKQESLESYTVSKRETPRVSRRKERVLIRKRNIDLEDLPEECEYTDFLLTENTESRTKECHEDSPPVVHEMGEESSTDNEAKLLVEARISAEIDAEGETRGTEDSKETKGTASVDVPVYKIQSSLDVVEKSLDDFRKSISELSDNLKHMNSSQELNLNSFTVTSLTDANEDSESISDQRVNRFKSSDVPWSIHNSKICLMNRKWNYSNKAKEHNCSSMLNMHGVSEDSRRSHKIRKRNNFAVKLIKCRGSGTMLFSTDKEKLINHRQYKDKQSWLHKFLIFLVFMMLSFFVFYIVITVPIITLSVKHNGRPVAF